The genomic stretch AGGTATTTCTCAGTGGAGGGTGATGGGACCCATTCTAGAGGGGCTTCATCCTACAGTGCTGGTGGGAGGCTGGGCTTTGCCAGAGCCTCTGTTGGGTCCATCCCACACATGCTGGGACACCCAGCTCCTCAGAGCATCCTTCTCCCCTACCTCCTGCTCTACCCTGGTCACATAGGacccttcccacagctgcttccttctcccTCAGCAAAGGACCACAGCTCTCCACAAGCGACAGAAGCAGCTCCATGGGAAGTGGATATTGTGGTGCCTGAGAAAGCTTCATACATGAAGGACAATGCAGTGCCCACATCAAAACCTGGGTTTCAGAGGTGCTCTGATGGTCTCTGCCCTCTCACACATAAAAATAGCATCCAGCACTTGCTGTGTATGTTAACCACCAAGGATTTCAAGAGGTAATAAACTACCTCAATCAAAGTGCTGGCTTTTTTCATGAAGTGAAAAAGATTcagatttttcatggaaaaaaaaaggagcaaaaaattTCTGGgtaccaaatatttttttttaataggtatctgcctttaaaaatctattctttctcacacaaacagaaagaaaattcactCAGGGATTTACATCCAGGAAATGCTGAACAGTTAAAGTCACATGCTCTTGCCTATATAGGTCTGTCTCTGGAGCTGGAAGCTTCTTCAGTTTGCCTGTGAATCTGGTCACGATGGTGTGCTCAAGCTGAGCTTTCTTTAAGACATTTTTCCTTGAGGCTGCTGCCAACTTAAGTCATTGCTCTTtttggtttgcatttttaacccttttttttaGTTATGTGGCACAATACTGAGACTAAAAAGTATTAAAGGGACTGACAATCACTAATGTTATGGGATGGAAAACAAAGGCTATGAACTTACATATTTATTGCTGAGATGTGAAGAGTTGCCGAGTTTTATTCTTCCCATGAGATGAGTGCTCTcctaagaaacagaaaatatatttgcatcAGATAAACATGGAAAGACAAAAGGACCAATGAGTCTAGCAGGAACACATCACTGACCACTGTACAAACCAGCCAGTCTCCTTGTCAGATTTACTTAATGCCAAAAATTGTTCACACGATAGATTTTTAGTACTCTTCCTAGTTTATCGATTATCTCCCCTGTGATTTGCTCAAAAATGGTGGGTTACTACCACAATGTATTTTCCAAGGTTGAAGAGGAATAAGACTTTAATTAATTTATAGCTATGATTAGAACATTGAACTATAAAAATAAGAAGATAGaactataaaattaatttttgccaGTAACACTGACATCAGCTCAGTTCCTCCAAAGCAGAAGGATGAATATTTAAGAACTTCACACAGTTCTCAatcctccttccctggagaaGCAGAGGCACTACCAGCAGTTACAGGCAGGCAAATAAGAATCCAGATGAGGACGTGTTTACAGATGTCCCGTTTCTAAGGGCATGACTCAGGAATGGCAGTGGAATTACTTTGTGTCAGAGATTTGTACATGGAGATGAACAGGGAGTGGCATTCACAGACTGTCCAGAGCCACATGGAGATAGGCATGAGGGTGGGAAAACCCAAATGCCTCCAGGAAACTGccttctgcctccctgctcACCTGCAGGAGACAATTTAATTCCTCATGCACACATGAGAGGCAAGGAAGTGATGTATTACATTCCAGGAGAAGTGAATATGTGTTAAAAAGCTACAAATGATCAAGGGCCTGGGGTTGCAAATTGTAATACAAGTTAGGATTATAGAAAAATTCACTGATTAGGCATTTAAATGATTAGCAGCCAAATTAAATAGTTGCACTCCTGAAGAGAATGGAAAAGACTTATCAATAGTTTTCCAACAgcttttcttcacagcaaaaaAGGCTCTTTAATTTAGTCCAGCTTTTTGGAGATGAGTACAAGACTTGGTATCTGCTAAAAACTGTTCAACAATAATGTGCTGGAATTGTGTTCACTTCCCAAGGGttcaattttggaaaaaaatattttaaagtaattttgaagTGTTGCTAAGATAGAGCTTCAGAAGTTCTGATCATGTCACATTTCAGGTAGAGAAAAGGGAATCACAGGTTTCttctaggaaaaaaactgaaacatcTTAACAAGGCATATTTTTTGTTAGATAAAAATCTTGTTTTGAAAAGCTAAAATAAAGTGAACCAGTTCAAATATTGCACAGTTTTATACTAACAAAGGAATGATATTTTCAAGAACgctcatttcttttttagttcttttccccttctgcaTGTCTCTACTTTCCTTGCTtaatatgtagaaatagaagatTAAATAGAGAATGAAAGAGAGAAGTTGgcaaaactatttaaaaaagaaggcGATGGAGAAATTAATTGTGAAATATATTACCATGCAGAAGATACTCAATAGTGGTAATAAATATCAGTACTTTTCTATCAATTCCACTCTCAGCTGTTTTTTCTGCAGACAGATTCACATGGAAGCACCCCAGGAGAATAACATGTCTAAGGGCAGGCTCCAGAGTCAACGTAGCTCCCTGATTACATCCCATTTATGCCACTAGACCTTGGATCAGAGTATGAAATGGGCAAGCAGCGTTGGCTGCAGAAGGCAGAGTGTTTGAGTGGTACCTGCCCACAGCGGTAGCCAGGCCAGGGAGGGTGACTCTGCCTTTCTGCACACCCTGAGACTGCAGCACACAGACACTCACGCCCTATCCAGATTTCCTGGTGCTACACACTTTATCCCTGGAACAGTGAACAGTGTCCCCCTATAATATCAATGTCTGGTGAGGAATGGATGCAGGCAGGGATGCTCTATGTTGCTTTGCACTTCCAAGAGGGCAGGAGCCTGCAAGACTTGTGAAACGAAACCAAGTTATGGCTGCTCCATGGTTGCAAATATGCCTGAAGATATTTTTGTCCTAAGGTCTGTGATCATTAGTGCCAGCCAACAATTCAGTGACGATGAGACAATGATTATACACTGGAGAAGAAGTGGTCACAGATGCTCTCTGTTCAAGAGATAAAAGGGTAATGGATGGATTTAGATACAGGGCTGCAGTATGCTCGGAGACTGCACAGAGACGTGTCCAGATCAGTTTGGGAGTTCAATGGTTCAGCAGTTTGATGTTCTGCTAAATATCCAGATGCAACTCAAAGAGCAAACCAAGAAGAACATTCAGACTAGGTGCAAGTAAGAAGACATTTATATTGATCTCAAAACAGCCTTAACTGACACAAACAGGTtccaagactgaaaaaaacccaaacttgcCCCCAAACCATCACCCACCAAAACAAATGGGTTAAACCTTGCTTCccagaaaggaaatgaaaactaaATACTTGTGTTCAGTAGCTTGTTAGAACAGATGGCATTTTAATAGattgaagaaattatttcatactGAAGTTTTTGGTGACTGAGAAAATAGAGGGTGCACTGGAGGTGCTCAACCAGTCCAGATAGATTACCTGGATCCTTTGAAGgctgtcacagaatcatagaattgttaagtttggaaaagacctttaagatcaagtccaaccatcaacccagcaacatcaccatgttcaccactaaaccatgtcctcaagtgccacatctacacatttttgaacacttccaggaatgatgACTCTGTCACTGCCCTAGACAGCCTGTTTCAACAACATCCCTTtttgtgaagaatttttccctaatatctaatctaaactaccttggtgcaacttgaggccatcaTTGAAAGAGAAAGGGTGCAGTTCCACAAAATATACCAACAAGAGCAAAATTGCTGCACAACATCGTCAGTGAAAAACTgggattttatttattctgaatTATGCATTTAGAGAAAGATGATACACAAACTCTAGTTTTGTGCAGCAGGAGATGGAAGGTATCAGGAGAAACCTGAACTGTCAGCTGCTCACTATATAGGTATTCAGCATCTTGAATAAAGGTATTGGTTGCTGTTCTGATATTCTGATCCAATTTGATGGATAGTATGGCAATAACTTTCTGATAATGGGTTGAAAATTCACTGTACATTTGTCCACCTTGAAAAGTAAGTGTGCAGCCTCAGAAAAATGGGAGATGAAGGGAACTGGAAGAAAGTATTTGGTGCATTTAAAGTGCTACCAACTGCACAGCTGCAAGTGCTACGTGACCCCCTTTACCTGTGGTCCTGCCTTGTGACACCTCTCCTGATGGAGGAGGAGTTGTGGGCTCAGATAGGTTGGCAGAGGGCAGTGAGAAGCCAACCTCACATAGATCACGCACTTCtacaaaaactgaaagaaatgatGCACAGTTTGAGAAAGAGGCCTTAGGCAGAATATTTGGAAAATGAAGTCAGATACTGATGTGGAAGTTTTAGCTGACATGCAAAGCCTCACATTACCCCTTTTATTCTCCCTCTCATACTCCAGTGTTGCATCTGTTTGTTGATTTTTGTCTGAAATTGGATTGCAAAAACAAAGACATAGGCATCATGAGGTCTCTAACTATTACTGTCATATAACAGACAGATCTCTAGTCAAACTATCAGGTTCAttgctgcaggaggctgcagataTCACAGCAAACCAGACAAATTTGTGGAATTAATAGCCACTGAAATCTGTGAAACACCAAGGATACAAAGTCTGATTCAGGATGTCTCCAAGCCACGGACTGCTGAAAGACTATGGTGGAGGACAGGCTATTGGAGTCCTTTCCTGTTTGTCACGCTTCCTTTCACACCTCATGTGATCCACCCTCAGTGACAGGATTTGAGGCTACATAGATCCAAGGTCCGAGCAGGTACAGCTGGCTCAGATGATGGTTTCTTAGCCTCAGTACTAAAGGAGTCAGTGCTGCAGCAACCACTACAATACAGCACAGGTCTTTCATACACACAGCCTCCATGTGGCTACCCTTTGAACACTTCTGCTAGAGCCTTGGTCACTGATCCACCCAAAGAAATTGGCAGCGTAAGCACTGGGCCTGATCCGATACACCCTGCACACATTCTCCTCTAAAACAAGGCCGTGGTTCAAAAGGATAAAGATAAGGaagacataaaagaaaaaaaaaacaacttttgtaCTCATAAATCCTCATCCTTCAACGTACTTGTTTTGAGTTCATGGAAGGTAGACTGAGTACATGGATACTGAGGGCTGTTCCAAGCTGAAAGATAGCCAGGAAAGAAATAGTGCTGCAGTGAAAATGCAGGGTTTTATTCCTAATTAAAATTTCACTTGTGCagtatttgttttgatttttccctCACAAATATATCCATTTCTAACTATTAATGTTGCATCCTGATGCCCATGTACCTGAATAAGTAATGGGTACAATCAACTGAAATTACAGATTACAATAAGGTCAGTTTTGAAGCTCTGAAACAAACATTTCTTTGTCTCACCATTGTGGAAGGATATTGGATTAATCTCACTACAACTGGCCCTCTTCCCCTGCCCCTCCACATTTGATTCAGAATCTGAATATAGTATTCAGAATACACACACACTGCAGAACATCATGACATAAAAGAGAGTACAGACTGAGTACTATGAGTACAGAAAGCC from Aphelocoma coerulescens isolate FSJ_1873_10779 chromosome 4, UR_Acoe_1.0, whole genome shotgun sequence encodes the following:
- the LOC138109565 gene encoding uncharacterized protein isoform X11 translates to MCQKKTPERQENGAEQAQSDKEGVKLLSVKTTSSETEVRDLCEVGFSLPSANLSEPTTPPPSGEVSQGRTTGKGGHVALAAVQLVAL